Proteins from a genomic interval of Colletotrichum higginsianum IMI 349063 chromosome 6, whole genome shotgun sequence:
- a CDS encoding Acriflavine sensitivity control protein acr-2 yields MARIDLLNAPTKPCHNCRRRRLRCDRSYPHCHKCTAGGQECLGYGKLFRWTEGVASRGKLAGKTTITFSADTTTTTSTLLTPSRASTLEPSDASASSSAASTSDRRLHHNNNNNHQDPPAASAEDASTALVVSAVRPAGTETQFTQTAPWTLVDPLFQGVEHHYRHYLSYFTTRVCRDLVSWDLPDRNPFRSLIPLTKAHPLLQHIIVAASAAHMSNLSRALSSDPESDLNARQALTDALVAKHKALRLLSAALQDLGGIGGDVVLASVLFFVNVELIESGKDGWKPHLEGAGRIMSHLSPVGTADVALRDYVMSDCFIYYILASAFNASTPAAKSYYQSAQISSILGKATTNSYLCCPPDILQILLAASQLSNRTTDDLESAADVAQAAAQILQQALSFDVHDWAYEPRTISYFKHIPVESRIHAGSAHRLAACLYILHALPSASILVPVDREELDSQIFYHLSCIHDEDPNFKATCWPTFVAGAGTSDPERRKWILNRLKMLMIATPWGFIMTAMDTLHTIWNIEESVDPDTQVERTWVQKLKASNLNFIIV; encoded by the exons atgGCCCGCATCGACCTGCTCAACGCCCCGACGAAGCCATGTCAcaactgccgccgccgccgcctccgctgTGACCGCTCCTATCCCCACTGCCACAAGTGTACAGCTGGCGGACAGGAGTGCCTGGGCTACGGGAAGCTGTTTCGCTGGACAGAGGGCGTCGCGAGCCGCGGCAAGCTGGCGGGGAAGACCACCATCACCTTCTCGGCcgacacgacgacgacgacatcgacgtTGTTGACGCCCTCGCGGGCTTCCACGCTCGAGCCTTCCGACGCCTCCGCTTcttcgtccgccgcctccactTCGGACCGTCGCCTCcaccacaacaacaacaacaaccaccaAGACCCTCCGGCGGCATCTGCCGAAGATGCCTCCACAGCTCTTGTCGTCTCTGCCGTCCGgcccgccggcaccgagaCCCAGTTCACCCAGACGGCCCCCTGGACTCTCGTCGACCCTCTCTTCCAGGGGGTGGAGCATCACTACCGGCACTACCTCTCCTACT TCACCACGCGCGTCTGCAGGGATCTCGTCTCCTGGGACCTCCCCGATCGGAACCCCTTCCGGTCCCTGATCCCGCTCACCAAGGCTCATCCCCTGCTGCAGCACATCATCGTTGCCGCCTCCGCTGCCCACATGTCTAATCTCTCCCGCGCCCTGTCGTCCGACCCAGAATCGGATCTAAACGCGCGGCAAGCTTTAACCGATGCCCTGGTCGCCAAGCACAAGGCTCTGCGCCTGCTGTCTGCCGCCCTGCAGgacctcggcggcatcggcggcgacgtcgtcctggCGTCCgtgctcttcttcgtcaacgTCGAGCTGATCGAGAGCGGGAAAGACGGCTGGAAGCCCCATCTTGAGGGTGCCGGCCGAATCATGTCCCACTTGTCCCCCGTTGGCACCGCGGATGTCGCCCTGCGTGATTATGTCATGTCGGATTGCTTCAT CTATTACATCTTGGCCTCCGCCTTCAACGCCTCAACCCCGGCCGCCAAGTCCTACTACCAGTCCGCCCAGATTTCCTCCATCCTGGGCAAGGCTACTACAAACAGCTACCTCTGCTGTCCGCCCGACATCTTGCAGATCCTCCTGGCGGCATCCCAGCTGTCGAACCGCACTACGGACGACCTTGAATCTGCCGCAGACgtggcccaggccgccgcgcAGATACTGCAGCAGGCCCTGTCCTTTGACGTCCACGACTGGGCCTACGAGCCGCGTACCATCTCTTACTTCAAGCACATCCCTGTAGAGAGCCGGATCCACGCCGGCTCGGCCCACCGCCTCGCCGCGTGTCTATACATACTCCACGCCCTCCCGTCGGCATCGATCCTcgtgcccgtcgaccgcgaGGAGCTGGACAGCCAGATATTCTACCACCTCTCCTGCATCCACGACGAGGACCCCAACTTCAAGGCGACCTGCTGGCCGACATTCGTTGCCGGCGCGGGCACATCCGATCCCGAGAGGCGGAAATGGATCCTCAACCGCCTCAAGATGCTCATGATTGCGACTCCCTGGGGCTTCATCATGACCGCCATGGACACGCTGCACACCATCTGGAACATCGAGGAGTCTGTGGACCCGGATACCCAGGTTGAACGGACCTGGGTccagaagctcaaggcctCGAACCTGAACTTCATCATCGTGTGA
- a CDS encoding RAN exchange factor prp20 pim1, which yields MATTLTSRPKRLAQPPPSKSRPNAANNQNGDGIPNRPMRPTQVLDVAVWGSGENCELGLGPRITEAPRPRLAHKHLSPETVGVVQVAAGGMHCVALTRDGRVLTWGVNDDGALGRKKSPDTPEEGPEDLLGPFESTPGQVDFQEDVDIVQVAATNSACFALTAEGTVYGWGSFAGGDGNFGFLHEKPPKTTERLPVRVPGLENIAQLAGGANHALALTNDGNVLAWGSGEQNELGRRILERRRFDTLLPQRIGLPKNKTAKIFAGSHHSFAIDTAGKVWAFGLNNFGQCGIPTREDTGFTTVISPTMVKSLAEYDIRHIAGGLHHSIACTKSGKILVWGRCDDGQMGIDLDRVPRDHIIFDYRGRPRVLNVPTEVSIPDHSPDSQAVFVAAGIDNCFVIAKELYAWGFSACYNTGLKTTETVGSPTVVPCRLTATCVSAGGQFGIASGPSL from the exons atggcgacgacacTGACTTCTCGCCCAAAG AGACTGGCGCAACCGCCACCATCGAAATCCAGACCCAACGCAGCAAACAACCAGAACGGCGATGGAATCCCGAATCGACCCATGAGACCGACCCaagtcctcgacgtcgctgTATGGGGCAGCGGCGAGAACTGcgaactcggccttggcccCCGCATTACCGAGGCCCCTAGGCCCCGGCTCGCCCACAAGCACCTCTCCCCCGAgaccgtcggcgtcgtccagGTCGCCGCGGGGGGCATGCACTGCGTCGCCCTGACCCGCGACGGCAGAGTCCTGACGTGGGgcgtcaacgacgacggggcgCTGGGCCGGAAAAAGTCGCCCGACACCCCCGAAGAGGGTCCCGAGGATCTCCTGGGCCCATTCGAGAGCACGCCGGGCCAGGTGGACTTCCAGGAAGATGTTGACATCGTTCAGGTCGCGGCGACCAACAGCGCCTGTTTCGCCCTGACCGCCGAAGGAACGGTATACGGCTGGGGGAGCTTTGCT GGCGGAGATGGCAATTTCGGCTTCCTCCACGAGAAGCCCCCCAAGACCACGGAGCGACTGCCTGTGCGCGTCCCTGGTCTCGAGAACATCGCGCAGCTGGCCGGTGGTGCGAACCACGCCCTCGCACTCACCAACGACGGCAACGTCTTGGCCTGGGGCTCGGGCGAGCAGAACGAGCTGGGGAGGCGCATCTTGGAGCGCCGCCGTTTCGACACCCTGCTCCCGCAGCGCATAGGCCTCCCCAAAAACAAGACGGCCAAGATCTTTGCGGGCTCGCACCACAGCTTCGCCATCGACACCGCCGGCAAGGTCTGGGCTTTCGGCCTGAACAACTTTGGCCAGTGCGGTATCCCGACCCGGGAGGACACCGGCTTCACGACCGTCATATCGCCAACCATGGTCAAGAGCCTCGCCGAATACGACATCCGCCACATCGCCGGTGGTCTCCACCACTCCATTGCTTGCACAAAGAGTGGAAAGATATTGGTGTGGGGTCGGTGCGACGATGGCCAGATGGGTATCGACCTGGACCGAGTGCCCAGAGACCACATCATCTTCGACTACAGAGGACGTCCCAGAGTCCTGAATGTGCCGACCGAGGTATCCATACCAG ACCACAGTCCAGACAGCCAAGCCGTTTTCGTTGCGGCCGGAATCGACAACTGTTTCGTCATCGCGAAGGAGCTCTACGCATGGGGCTTTTCGGCCTGCTACAACACCGGACTCAAGACCACCGAGACAGTCGGCTCCCCGACCGTGGTGCCGTGCAGACTGACCGCGACGTGCGTCAGTGCCGGAGGCCAGTTCGGCATCGCATCTGGACCGAGCCTGTAG
- a CDS encoding Protein kinase domain protein, whose translation MSTTSTMPTSPYEHIDDVERLEFYRPGARDEQLAKYVAIKVGVADHSSKEVDILSQFSARAVENVQLGGSLIPLILDRFTLDGPNGTHPCSVTTPARCNLAEVSEPGSGPFQLHVARSLAAQLAVAVAYVHRLGYVHGDIHMGNILLQLPSLDHLSFKKLYGESDPPEPEPVIRFDGRPLSPGVPPHVYPPIWLGKPGDEVTLPEAKLVLADFGTAFCPAQESRFESYTPLQIRPPEARFEPTTPLSYASDIWSLGCVIWGILGVRPFLDNWLFGTDDATANHVDALGSMPDEWWETWEGKPKRFSENGKPRKGREVWTFDERFQDAIQEPRRRRGLEAMDDSERDALFKMIRGMLVFKPGDRLSAEEVLRSDWMRTYAIPEAEKTWGRKLFCNDLASTNRCNE comes from the exons ATGTCGACCACGTCAACAATGCCAACCTCACCATATGAGCACATTGACGACGTCGAAAGACTCGAGTTCTATCGCCCAGGGG CGCGGGACGAGCAACTGGCCAAGTATGTGGCGATCAAAGTTGGCGTGGCGGACCACAGCTCCAAGGAAGTCGACATTCTGAGCCAATTTTCTGCACGTGCCGTCGAGAACGTACAGCTTGGCGGGAGTTTGATCCCCTTGATACTGGATCGCTTTACCCTCGACGGACCAAATGGAACACATCCATGCTCTGTCACTACGCCGGCAAGATGCAACCTTGCTGAAGTCTCGGAACCAGGCTCTGGCCCGTTCCAGCTTCACGTCGCTAGATCACTTGCCGCCCAGCTTGCTGTGGCAGTTGCGTACGTCCATCGTCTGGGTTATGTTCACGGGG ACATTCATATGGGAAACATCCTTCTCCAGTTGCCGAGTCTCGATCATCTTTCCTTCAAGAAACTATACGGAGAATCCGATCCGCCAGAGCCTGAACCTGTTATCAGATTTGATGGACGGCCGCTCTCACCAGGTGTTCCGCCCCACGTCTATCCGCCGATCTGGCTCGGCAAGCCTGGCGATGAAGTCACCCTCCCTGAAGCcaagctcgtcctcgccgatTTTGGGACAGCGTTCTGCCCTGCACAGGAATCAAGGTTCGAGTCTTACACGCCACTTCAGATCCGTCCACCTGAAGCAAGGTTCGAGCCGACAACGCCGCTGTCGTATGCATCTGATATCTGGAGTCTCGGGTGTGTAATTTGGGGAATACTTGGAGTGAGGCCATTCCTTGATAATTGGCTATTTGGAACAGATGATGCCACTGCAAATCATGTCGATGCCCTTGGATCAATGCCAGATGAGTGGTGGGAAACTTGGGAGGGGAAGCCAAAGCGATTTAGTGAAAATGGGAAGCCAAGAAAGGGGCGTGAGGTATGGACTTTTGATGAACGATTTCAAGATGCGATCCAGGagccaagaaggagaagggggcTGGAGGCGATGGACGATTCAGAAAGAGATGCTCTGTTCAAGATGATACGGGGCATGCTCGTTTTCAAACCTGGTGATCGCCTGAGCGCAGAGGAGGTGCTGCGATCGGATTGGATGAGGACGTACGCGATTCCTGAAGCCGAGAAGACCTGGGGACGGAAATTATTCTGCAATGACCTCGCGTCCACAAATAGATGCAATGAGTAA
- a CDS encoding Pol protein: MTHDMIREIHGARIHGHQGVTKTWKRIRQHHDQRVTRQDVADAIRDCEPCKKSKNSPHKPYGQIQPLPVPPAAWHSISLDFIVKLPKSREPLTKVYYDSVLVIVDRLTKYAYFIPYLEASTAEDLAYTFLKYIISNHGLPKEIVSDRDKLFTSKFWKSLISQLGADHKLSTSFHPQTDGQTERINQILEQYLRCYVNYDQDNWVPLLPTAQFAYNSAVGESTLHSPFYLNYGFEPTAHGEPREGPRALKAVADINKMREIQTNVSQDLELVRERMKKYANTSRIGGPSFEEGDSAYLIRRNIKTKRPSDKLDYKKLGPFEILKKVSPVNYKLKLPDTMKIHPVFHIALLEPAPRGSHTEDCIIVEPNEPEYEVERIIDHRNEDGHDEYLIKWKGYGHEDNSWEPVKNLQHAPRLLQEYHDLRTPPPPPTAPSPRNHHQARTRTNPRH; the protein is encoded by the coding sequence ATGACGCATGACATGATCAGAGAGATTCATGGTGCCCGGATACATGGTCACCAAGGAGTTACCAAGACCTGGAAACGAATTCGACAACACCACGACCAACGAGTAACAAGACAAGACGTTGCAGACGCCATCCGGGATTGCGAACCctgcaagaaaagcaagaacagtCCACACAAACCCTATGGACAAATTCAGCCACTACCAgtaccaccagcagcatggcaTTCGATCTCTTTAGACTTCATTGTCAAACTACCAAAGTCAAGGGAACCACTCACGAAGGTCTATTACGACAGCGTTCTGGTCATAGTGGACCGACTCACCAAATACGCCTACTTCATCCCATACCTGGAAGCAAGTACAGCAGAAGACCTTGCGTACACGTTCttgaaatacatcatcagcaaccacggaCTACCTAAAGAAATTGtgtcagacagagacaagctGTTTACTTCGAAGTTTTGGAAATCTCTGATTTCGCAACTTGGTGCAGACCACAAACTGTCTACCTCTTTCCACCCGCAGACCGATGGTCAGACCGAACGAATCAACCAGATACTCGAACAGTATCTACGATGCTATGTCAACTACGACCAAGACAACTGGGTACCACTGTTACCTACAGCTCAGTTCGCCTACAACAGCGCAGTTGGAGAAAGCACTCTCCACTCCCCATTCTACCTAAACTACGGATTCGAACCCACCGCACACGGAGAACCACGCGAAGGACCACGGGCCCtgaaggccgtggccgatATCAACAAGATGCGTGAAATCCAGACAAACGTCTCCCAAGATTTAGAACTCGTCAGAGAACGAATGAAAAAATACGCCAACACTTCAAGGATTGGAGGACCATCCttcgaagagggagatagcgcCTACCTCATACGACGAAACATCAAAACCAAACGGCCTAGCGACAAGTTGGACTACAAAAAACTCGGACCTTTTGAAATCCTCAAAAAAGTCTCGCCAGTCAACTACAAGCTAAAACTACCCGACACGATGAAAATCCACCCAGTCTTTCACATCGCACTCCTTGAACCAGCGCCACGCGGATCACACACCgaagactgcatcatcgtAGAACCCAACGAACCAGAATACGAAGTCGAacgaatcatcgaccacaggAACGAAGATGGTCATGACGAATATCTCATTAAATGGAAAGGCTAcggacacgaagacaactcatgggaaccagtcaagaacctccagcACGCCCCGCGACTGCTTCAGGAATATCACGACCTCCggactcctcctccaccaccaacgGCCCCAAGCCCGAGAAATCATCACCAAGCCCGAACGAGGACCAATCCACGTCATTAG